The Punica granatum isolate Tunisia-2019 chromosome 4, ASM765513v2, whole genome shotgun sequence genome has a window encoding:
- the LOC116203784 gene encoding disease resistance protein RPS2-like — MAARARQKYQKLAVSESFQEDIHFAVATMQSSPFAASDEGCMQVEMSSDANIGHAENHDTLSWELFHQNAGEVMLSMEIQTIAKEIVRACARDSRSLTLMARALRNVSDTEIWEYALDSLSLQHASCRDDYENLSVNVLKFCIELLDDDVTRNCLKSLAMQSKSKEVGRASMLDSWIGDGMLVTRSEGEIIVKNLLDAKLLELSENGELVKFVDIGQHLVHLALHPEEGSELLMQGGLGLVEPTEVEEWERTKEICLMHNNLTEFPENPRCPSLLPLFLQRNHKLRVIPSLFFRHMPALEVLNLSRTHIKSLPDSLFQLVSLQRLFLNECILLRTLSAKVGGLRNLEVLDLKGTKLMGLPKEIEQLVNLTCLEVSILSTSCKLSEEPHPLIPSRVLLSLSQLEELNIDVGPDAERWDSCMEVLVDGICSLGRIIIGKHIGCIMSRLPPDIEFKLECWDRYLKYIHGKGILQDVMKVLRKADAFFLDRHTDLKKLSDFGKENLEYLRCCVLGECNELQVLNDGEDFGEQGDRICLGSLKYLYVYYVKNLEAIWRGPVQKGSLSCLKSLTLRTCPKITSIFTRELLENLCNLEELTLEDCPALVSLVSCKRCSLRNILLPAQVEEDEASLPAAIDEHL, encoded by the exons ATGGCGGCACGAGCAAGGCAAAAATACCAAAAACTCGCAGTATCTGAAAGCTTCCAGGAGGATATTCATTTTGCGGTGGCGACCATGCAGAGCAGTCCATTTGCTGCTTCAGATGAGGGATGTATGCAAGTTGAGATGTCAAGTGATGCTAACATAGGACACGCTGAAAATCATGATACGTTATCTTGGGAACTGTTCCACCAAAATGCGGGTGAAGTAATGCTTTCCATGGAAATCCAGACAATAGCCAAAGAAATAGTCAGAGCATGTGCACGTGATTCTCGCTCGCTCACTCTTATGGCAAGGGCTTTAAGAAATGTGTCGGACACTGAAATCTGGGAATATGCGCTCGACAGTTTGAGCTTGCAACATGCATCTTGTCGTGATGATTACGAAAACCTTTCAGTGAATGTGTTGAAATTCTGCATTGAACTTCTAGACGATGATGTAACTAGAAATTGCTTGAAGAGTTTGGCAATGCAAAGCAAGAGCAAAGAGGTTGGCAGAGCATCTATGTTGGACAGCTGGATCGGGGACGGTATGTTGGTCACTCGTTCTGAGGGTGAAATTATCGTCAAGAATCTTCTCGATGCGAAGCTTCTGGAGTTGTCTGAGAATGGGGAACTTGTGAAGTTTGTAGATATTGGTCAGCATCTGGTACATCTCGCGTTGCATCCTGAAGAAGGTTCTGAACTTCTGATGCAAGGTGGTTTGGGGCTGGTGGAGCCAACAGAGGTTGAGGAATGGGAGAGAACGAAAGAAATCTGCTTGATGCATAATAATTTGACTGAATTTCCCGAAAATCCGAGGTGCCCTTCACTTTTGCCTCTGTTCCTGCAAAGAAATCACAAGTTAAGGGTGATaccttctttatttttccgtCACATGCCTGCTCTAGAAGTTCTCAACCTATCAAGAACGCACATCAAGTCCTTGCCCGACTCGCTCTTCCAGCTGGTCAGTCTCCAGAGACTCTTCTTGAATGAATGCATCCTCCTCAGGACGTTATCTGCAAAAGTTGGTGGCCTCAGGAACCTTGAGGTACTAGACCTCAAAGGGACAAAGCTCATGGGACTACCAAAGGAAATCGAGCAACTCGTCAACCTGACTTGCCTGGAAGTCTCAATATTAAGCACGAGTTGTAAATTGTCCGAGGAACCGCATCCATTGATTCCTTCCAGAGTCCTATTGTCTCTCTCGCAATTGGAAGAATTGAATATTGACGTGGGTCCTGATGCCGAACGGTGGGATTCTTGCATGGAAGTCCTTGTTGATGGAATCTGcagcctgggaag GATTATCATCGGCAAACACATCGGCTGCATCATGTCTCGACTCCCACCTGACATCGAGTTCAAACTGGAATGCTGGGATAGGTACTTGAAGTATATCCACGGTAAGGGCATTCTTCAAGACGTGATGAAGGTACTAAGGAAAGCAGATGCATTTTTCTTGGACCGGCATACTGATCTTAAGAAGCTCTCTGATTTTGGGAAAGAAAACTTGGAGTACCTGAGGTGCTGTGTACTGGGGGAGTGCAATGAGCTTCAAGTGCTGAACGACGGTGAGGATTTCGGCGAACAAGGTGACAGGATCTGCCTCGGGTCACTGAAATATCTGTATGTGTATTACGTGAAGAACTTGGAGGCCATTTGGAGGGGCCCAGTGCAGAAGGGGAGTTTATCTTGTCTGAAGTCCCTGACATTACGGACATGCCCGAAGATTACCAGCATTTTTACACGAGAACTGCTTGAGAATCTCTGCAATTTGGAAGAGCTCACACTCGAGGACTGCCCTGCTTTGGTAAGCTTAGTTAGCTGCAAACGATGCTCACTGCGAAACATCTTACTACCTGCCCAAGTTGAGGAAGATGAAGCTTCATTACCTGCTGCAATTGACGAGCATCTCTAG
- the LOC116203787 gene encoding calmodulin-binding protein 60 C-like isoform X3 has protein sequence MMASAGGGGAVAKTLLRWRGSGIPAKDAPRAAGRKDRQGEVRTTGDIRDLRIQLSVPAAIIFYNVQDLLGYDQPSKTVEWLIDAASESISQLSSLKSSFSGAAEQLSDKNKSVSVGEDESRPESFHLDLNNDPNSPDCPNPDQQWCISCSESACSTCLPLQKSSLTIPEETSRGESALLRLEFVNKLPANIFTGSWLVDEENNPIKLRLLNERTHKIVSAHPLSSERIEIVVLDGDFGCHEPEEDWTEQDFSACIIRETEGRRPLLTGELSVTLREGVACLGGIAFTDNSSWTRSNKFRLGARIIRQAPAEGARIKEARSESFVVNDHCGECPLKKGPWSVEEDTKLTNYIKRYGIWNWSRMPKAAGLKRSGKSCRLRWMNYLRPNIRRGKFSEDEQRVIIKLHQQLGNRWQAIAASLPGRTDNEIKNFWNTHLKKRVLQTEKNPPSSESGGSCSSITLNATAVQQAYESPG, from the exons ATGATGGCTAGTGCTGGTGGTGGAGGAGCTGTTGCCAAGACTCTCCTTAGATGGCGGGGCTCAGGGATTCCAGCCAAGGATGCTCCCCGGGCAGCAGGTCGGAAGGACCGGCAAGGCGAAGTCCGCACCACTGGAGACATAAGGGACCTGAGGATTCAATTGTCCGTCCCTGCAGCAATCATTTTTTACAACGTCCAGGACCTCCTGGGCTATGATCAGCCCAGCAAGACTGTGGAGTGGCTGATCGATGCTGCCTCTGAGTCGATTTCGCAGCTCTCTTCTCTGAAAAGTTCTTTCTCCGGTGCCGCGGAGCAGTTGAGTGACAAGAACAAAAGTGTGAGCGTGGGGGAAGATGAATCTAGACCTGAATCATTTCATCTGGATCTGAACAATGACCCAAACAGCCCGGACTGTCCGAACCCGGACCAGCAGTGGTGCATTTCTTGCTCGGAGTCCGCCTGCAGCACTTGCCTCCCATTACAAAA ATCCTCATTAACTATACCAGAGGAAACTTCCCGAGGAGAAAGTGCTCTACTTAGATTGGAATTTGTCAACAAGTTGCCCGCTAATATCTTCACCGGCAGTTGGCTGGTAGATGAGGAAAACAATCCTATCAAACTTAGGTTGCTCAATGAGAGGACCCATAAAATAGTCAGCGCTCATCCTCTGTCATCGGAGAGAATTGAGATTGTAGTGCTGGACGGTGACTTTGGATGCCATGAACCAGAAGAAGATTGGACGGAGCAGGATTTCAGCGCTTGTATTATCCGTGAAACAGAAGGCAGGAGGCCATTGCTGACAGGAGAGCTGTCAGTCACTTTGCGAGAAGGGGTTGCTTGCCTTGGCGGCATAGCTTTCACTGATAACTCTAGCTGGACAAGAAGTAACAAATTCCGGCTAGGGGCTCGAATTATTCGACAGGCTCCCGCTGAAGGAGCAAGAATCAAGGAAGCAAGAAGTGAAAGTTTCGTGGTGAATGATCACTGCGGTGAAT GTCCACTGAAGAAGGGGCCATGGAGTGTAGAGGAAGACACAAAGCTGACTAATTACATAAAAAGATATGGTATTTGGAATTGGAGTCGTATGCCTAAGGCAGCAGGGCTCAAAAGGAGTGGCAAAAGCTGCAGGCTGAGGTGGATGAATTACTTGAGGCCTAATATCAGAAGAGGCAAATTCTCTGAAGATGAACAACGAGTCATCATTAAACTCCATCAACAACTCGGAAACAG GTGGCAAGCAATTGCAGCGAGTCTGCCTGGAAGGACAGACAATGAGATAAAGAACTTCTGGAATACGCATCTGAAGAAAAGGGTACTTCAAACCGAGAAG AATCCACCATCTTCTGAGAGTGGAGGATCATGCTCAAGCATCACGCTTAATGCAACTGCAGTTCAGCAAG CTTATGAATCCCCAGGTTAG
- the LOC116203206 gene encoding disease resistance protein RFL1-like has protein sequence MARTLSDVSDIESWQYALDGLRTKHASCGDEFENVLTNVLKFSTELLENDVTRVCLRSFALRGVKSEAAGASLIDSWIREGILVTRSEGERVIKNLLDEKLLELSKNGEFPEEACEFMMRGGLGLVEPSEVGEWERAKEICLMQNDFTELPENPRRPSLSVLFLQRNHKLRTIPPSFSGQMPALEVLNQSRTSIKSLPDSLFQLVSLKRLFLNECILLRTLSAKVGGLKNLEVLDPEGTKLMGLPKEIEQLVNLTCLEVSILGSASHKLSKTVYPLILSGVLSSPLHLEELNIDVGPDAEWWDSRAEGLVGEICSLERLSTLLLSESGTFAAVRCNNLITLQADCGKHIGRLMSRLSADIEFELEQWDRYLKYIQGEGVPEEVKKVSGQSDAFFSDWHASPEKLSCFGTENMEQLKCCVLGIALSFKY, from the exons ATGGCAAGGACTTTGAGTGACGTATCGGACATTGAGTCCTGGCAATATGCCCTCGACGGTTTGAGAACGAAGCATGCATCTTGTGGTGATGAATTTGAAAACGTTTTGACGAATGTCTTGAAATTCAGCACTGAGCTACTAGAAAATGACGTGACTAGAGTATGCTTGAGGAGTTTTGCACTGCGAGGCGTGAAAAGTGAGGCTGCCGGAGCATCTCTGATAGACAGTTGGATCAGGGAAGGCATTCTTGTCACGCGCTCTGAGGGTGAAAGGGTCATCAAGAATCTACTCGATGAGAAGCTGCTCGAGTTGTCCAAGAATGGGGAATTT CCTGAAGAAGCTTGTGAATTTATGATGCGGGGTGGTCTAGGACTGGTTGAGCCATCGGAGGTAGGGGAATGGGAGAGAGCTAAAGAGATCTGCTTGATGCAGAATGATTTTACTGAACTGCCCGAAAATCCAAGGCGCCCTTCACTTTCGGTTCTTTTCCTGCAAAGAAATCACAAGCTGAGGACCATACCACCTTCATTTTCCGGTCAAATGCCAGCTCTTGAAGTCCTCAACCAGTCCAGAACAAGCATCAAGTCCTTGCCCGACTCGCTCTTCCAGCTGGTCAGTCTCAAGAGACTCTTCTTGAATGAATGCATCCTTCTCAGGACATTATCTGCAAAAGTCGGAGGGCTTAAGAACCTTGAGGTACTCGACCCCGAAGGAACAAAGCTCATGGGACTACCAAAGGAAATTGAGCAACTCGTCAACTTGACTTGCTTGGAAGTCTCAATTTTGGGAAGTGCGAGCCATAAATTGTCCAAGACAGTGTATCCACTGATTCTTTCTGGAGTGCTATCATCTCCGTTGCACTTGGAAGAATTGAATATTGACGTGGGTCCTGATGCTGAATGGTGGGATTCTCGTGCAGAAGGTCTGGTTGGTGAAATCTGTAGCTTGGAAAGGTTGAGTACTCTTCTACTTTCCGAAAGTGGAACTTTTGCGGCAGTTCGATGCAATAACCTTATCACACTTCAGGCTGATTGTGGCAAGCACATTGGCCGCCTCATGTCTCGACTCTCGGCTGACATTGAGTTTGAACTGGAACAATGGGACAGGTACTTGAAGTACATTCAAGGTGAGGGTGTTCCTGAAGAAGTGAAGAAGGTGTCGGGACAATCAGACGCATTTTTCTCGGATTGGCACGCTAGTCCTGAGAAGTTGTCCTGTTTCGGAACAGAAAATATGGAACAACTGAAGTGCTGCGTACTGGGGATTGCACTAAGCTTCAAGTACTAA
- the LOC116203787 gene encoding calmodulin-binding protein 60 C-like isoform X2: protein MMASAGGGGAVAKTLLRWRGSGIPAKDAPRAAGRKDRQGEVRTTGDIRDLRIQLSVPAAIIFYNVQDLLGYDQPSKTVEWLIDAASESISQLSSLKSSFSGAAEQLSDKNKSVSVGEDESRPESFHLDLNNDPNSPDCPNPDQQWCISCSESACSTCLPLQKFVLFPELRPLLATNCSCLCLALLILDISSLTIPEETSRGESALLRLEFVNKLPANIFTGSWLVDEENNPIKLRLLNERTHKIVSAHPLSSERIEIVVLDGDFGCHEPEEDWTEQDFSACIIRETEGRRPLLTGELSVTLREGVACLGGIAFTDNSSWTRSNKFRLGARIIRQAPAEGARIKEARSESFVVNDHCGPLKKGPWSVEEDTKLTNYIKRYGIWNWSRMPKAAGLKRSGKSCRLRWMNYLRPNIRRGKFSEDEQRVIIKLHQQLGNRWQAIAASLPGRTDNEIKNFWNTHLKKRVLQTEKNPPSSESGGSCSSITLNATAVQQAYESPG, encoded by the exons ATGATGGCTAGTGCTGGTGGTGGAGGAGCTGTTGCCAAGACTCTCCTTAGATGGCGGGGCTCAGGGATTCCAGCCAAGGATGCTCCCCGGGCAGCAGGTCGGAAGGACCGGCAAGGCGAAGTCCGCACCACTGGAGACATAAGGGACCTGAGGATTCAATTGTCCGTCCCTGCAGCAATCATTTTTTACAACGTCCAGGACCTCCTGGGCTATGATCAGCCCAGCAAGACTGTGGAGTGGCTGATCGATGCTGCCTCTGAGTCGATTTCGCAGCTCTCTTCTCTGAAAAGTTCTTTCTCCGGTGCCGCGGAGCAGTTGAGTGACAAGAACAAAAGTGTGAGCGTGGGGGAAGATGAATCTAGACCTGAATCATTTCATCTGGATCTGAACAATGACCCAAACAGCCCGGACTGTCCGAACCCGGACCAGCAGTGGTGCATTTCTTGCTCGGAGTCCGCCTGCAGCACTTGCCTCCCATTACAAAAGTTTGTATTGTTCCCAGAATTACGACCGCTGCTAGCTACCAATTGTTCTTGCTTGTGTTTGGCCCTGTTAATTCTCGACAT ATCCTCATTAACTATACCAGAGGAAACTTCCCGAGGAGAAAGTGCTCTACTTAGATTGGAATTTGTCAACAAGTTGCCCGCTAATATCTTCACCGGCAGTTGGCTGGTAGATGAGGAAAACAATCCTATCAAACTTAGGTTGCTCAATGAGAGGACCCATAAAATAGTCAGCGCTCATCCTCTGTCATCGGAGAGAATTGAGATTGTAGTGCTGGACGGTGACTTTGGATGCCATGAACCAGAAGAAGATTGGACGGAGCAGGATTTCAGCGCTTGTATTATCCGTGAAACAGAAGGCAGGAGGCCATTGCTGACAGGAGAGCTGTCAGTCACTTTGCGAGAAGGGGTTGCTTGCCTTGGCGGCATAGCTTTCACTGATAACTCTAGCTGGACAAGAAGTAACAAATTCCGGCTAGGGGCTCGAATTATTCGACAGGCTCCCGCTGAAGGAGCAAGAATCAAGGAAGCAAGAAGTGAAAGTTTCGTGGTGAATGATCACTGCG GTCCACTGAAGAAGGGGCCATGGAGTGTAGAGGAAGACACAAAGCTGACTAATTACATAAAAAGATATGGTATTTGGAATTGGAGTCGTATGCCTAAGGCAGCAGGGCTCAAAAGGAGTGGCAAAAGCTGCAGGCTGAGGTGGATGAATTACTTGAGGCCTAATATCAGAAGAGGCAAATTCTCTGAAGATGAACAACGAGTCATCATTAAACTCCATCAACAACTCGGAAACAG GTGGCAAGCAATTGCAGCGAGTCTGCCTGGAAGGACAGACAATGAGATAAAGAACTTCTGGAATACGCATCTGAAGAAAAGGGTACTTCAAACCGAGAAG AATCCACCATCTTCTGAGAGTGGAGGATCATGCTCAAGCATCACGCTTAATGCAACTGCAGTTCAGCAAG CTTATGAATCCCCAGGTTAG
- the LOC116203787 gene encoding calmodulin-binding protein 60 C-like isoform X1 gives MMASAGGGGAVAKTLLRWRGSGIPAKDAPRAAGRKDRQGEVRTTGDIRDLRIQLSVPAAIIFYNVQDLLGYDQPSKTVEWLIDAASESISQLSSLKSSFSGAAEQLSDKNKSVSVGEDESRPESFHLDLNNDPNSPDCPNPDQQWCISCSESACSTCLPLQKFVLFPELRPLLATNCSCLCLALLILDISSLTIPEETSRGESALLRLEFVNKLPANIFTGSWLVDEENNPIKLRLLNERTHKIVSAHPLSSERIEIVVLDGDFGCHEPEEDWTEQDFSACIIRETEGRRPLLTGELSVTLREGVACLGGIAFTDNSSWTRSNKFRLGARIIRQAPAEGARIKEARSESFVVNDHCGECPLKKGPWSVEEDTKLTNYIKRYGIWNWSRMPKAAGLKRSGKSCRLRWMNYLRPNIRRGKFSEDEQRVIIKLHQQLGNRWQAIAASLPGRTDNEIKNFWNTHLKKRVLQTEKNPPSSESGGSCSSITLNATAVQQAYESPG, from the exons ATGATGGCTAGTGCTGGTGGTGGAGGAGCTGTTGCCAAGACTCTCCTTAGATGGCGGGGCTCAGGGATTCCAGCCAAGGATGCTCCCCGGGCAGCAGGTCGGAAGGACCGGCAAGGCGAAGTCCGCACCACTGGAGACATAAGGGACCTGAGGATTCAATTGTCCGTCCCTGCAGCAATCATTTTTTACAACGTCCAGGACCTCCTGGGCTATGATCAGCCCAGCAAGACTGTGGAGTGGCTGATCGATGCTGCCTCTGAGTCGATTTCGCAGCTCTCTTCTCTGAAAAGTTCTTTCTCCGGTGCCGCGGAGCAGTTGAGTGACAAGAACAAAAGTGTGAGCGTGGGGGAAGATGAATCTAGACCTGAATCATTTCATCTGGATCTGAACAATGACCCAAACAGCCCGGACTGTCCGAACCCGGACCAGCAGTGGTGCATTTCTTGCTCGGAGTCCGCCTGCAGCACTTGCCTCCCATTACAAAAGTTTGTATTGTTCCCAGAATTACGACCGCTGCTAGCTACCAATTGTTCTTGCTTGTGTTTGGCCCTGTTAATTCTCGACAT ATCCTCATTAACTATACCAGAGGAAACTTCCCGAGGAGAAAGTGCTCTACTTAGATTGGAATTTGTCAACAAGTTGCCCGCTAATATCTTCACCGGCAGTTGGCTGGTAGATGAGGAAAACAATCCTATCAAACTTAGGTTGCTCAATGAGAGGACCCATAAAATAGTCAGCGCTCATCCTCTGTCATCGGAGAGAATTGAGATTGTAGTGCTGGACGGTGACTTTGGATGCCATGAACCAGAAGAAGATTGGACGGAGCAGGATTTCAGCGCTTGTATTATCCGTGAAACAGAAGGCAGGAGGCCATTGCTGACAGGAGAGCTGTCAGTCACTTTGCGAGAAGGGGTTGCTTGCCTTGGCGGCATAGCTTTCACTGATAACTCTAGCTGGACAAGAAGTAACAAATTCCGGCTAGGGGCTCGAATTATTCGACAGGCTCCCGCTGAAGGAGCAAGAATCAAGGAAGCAAGAAGTGAAAGTTTCGTGGTGAATGATCACTGCGGTGAAT GTCCACTGAAGAAGGGGCCATGGAGTGTAGAGGAAGACACAAAGCTGACTAATTACATAAAAAGATATGGTATTTGGAATTGGAGTCGTATGCCTAAGGCAGCAGGGCTCAAAAGGAGTGGCAAAAGCTGCAGGCTGAGGTGGATGAATTACTTGAGGCCTAATATCAGAAGAGGCAAATTCTCTGAAGATGAACAACGAGTCATCATTAAACTCCATCAACAACTCGGAAACAG GTGGCAAGCAATTGCAGCGAGTCTGCCTGGAAGGACAGACAATGAGATAAAGAACTTCTGGAATACGCATCTGAAGAAAAGGGTACTTCAAACCGAGAAG AATCCACCATCTTCTGAGAGTGGAGGATCATGCTCAAGCATCACGCTTAATGCAACTGCAGTTCAGCAAG CTTATGAATCCCCAGGTTAG